In Lemur catta isolate mLemCat1 chromosome 1, mLemCat1.pri, whole genome shotgun sequence, one DNA window encodes the following:
- the LOC123642389 gene encoding olfactory receptor 5H8-like — translation MEQENTTLLTEFVLTGLTYQSDLKIPLFLAFSMIYFVTIVGNLGLITLIWNDPHLHIPMYLFLGNLAFVDTWLSSTVTPNMLVNFFAKGQIMSFSECMVQFFSFVISVTTESFLLAAMAYDRYVAICKPLLYPVIMTNALCIRLLILSFLGGFLHATIHEGFLFRLTFCNSNIVHHFFCDIIPLLKISCSDSSINYLLVYIFAGSIQAFTILIVLVSYTSVLFTILKKKSVKGIRKAFSTCVFNTLSVFLYYGPLLFMYVLPASLQSNDRDMIDSLFYTVIIPFLNPVIYSLRNKQVIDSLKKTLKGKI, via the coding sequence ATGGAACAAGAAAATACAACATTGCTGACAGAGTTTGTTCTCACAGGACTTACATATCAATCAGATTTGAAAATCCCCCTGTTCCTGGCATTCTCGATGATATATTTCGTCACCATTGTAGGGAACCTTGGTTTGATTACTCTCATCTGGAATGACCCTCACCTTCATATCCCCATGTATTTATTCCTTGGAAATTTAGCCTTTGTGGATACTTGGTTATCATCCACAGTGACCCCCAACATGCTGGTCAACTTCTTTGCCAAGGGTCAGATAATGTCTTTCTCTGAATGCATggtacaatttttttcctttgtaatcagTGTAACCACAGAAAGTTTTCTCTTGGCAGCAATGGCATATGATCGCTATGTAGCCATATGCAAACCATTACTCTATCCAGTGATTATGACCAATGCATTATGCATCCGGCTATTAATCTTGTCATTCCTAGGTGGCTTTCTTCATGCCACTATTCATGAAGGTTTTTTATTCAGATTAACCTTCTGTAATTCTAACATAGTACATCACTTTTTCTGTGACATTATCCCATTGTTAAAGATTTCTTGTAGTGACTCTTCTATTAATTATCTCCTGGTTTATATTTTCGCTGGTTCAATTCAAGCGTTCACCATTCTGATTGTTCTTGTCTCTTATACATCTGTTCTCtttacaatcttaaaaaagaagtcaGTCAAAGGCATAAGGaaagccttctccacctgtgTTTTTAACACCTTATCTGTGTTTTTATACTATGGCCCTCTTCTCTTCATGTATGTGCTCCCTGCATCTCTACAATCTAATGATCGAGACATGATAGACTCTCTGTTTTACACTGTTATAATTCCTTTCTTAAATCCAGTTATCTATAGCCTGAGAAATAAGCAAGTCATAGATTcattgaaaaaaacattaaagggaaaaatttag